In Acropora palmata chromosome 7, jaAcrPala1.3, whole genome shotgun sequence, one genomic interval encodes:
- the LOC141885727 gene encoding uncharacterized protein LOC141885727 — translation METQIADLNGKIKTLTFRLKKTDEVLKKDDRKASERHRTSLETMVTAVNALKESIEEKKFVNGEDEESVQEWSSGIEEIVNQADECMRELTSQIEQIDRNLKHASALHEHKREIELEREKLRQKQEAVERAHAEELEFERKKLELKQVQTEPPEITAMASNAVKMPKLVITKFDGTPQDWVRFWGQFETQIDKSSTPEVTKFSYLKELVDLKVRNLIDGLPFTPEGYEKAKDLLARRYGKTSEVVGAYVRNILELPTVRERDVKKIHEFYEKLLFNVESLQTLQSINKLDAAVRFTFDKLDVIKNELAMIDENWSEWTFVQFLEALEKWTINNPVQGVESSKTKAVATPVNRREKSRAFYAKRDDRHQQAHIRGCLFCQSPDHKAVNCDKVVSVEARKKVFIEKRMCFNCSGIGHRAEECKSKSNCQVCHARHNTSLCDNTQLQVQTREPGMTANHIGNSAVIHPVVVVKINGYKFRALLDSGASHSYASATAIDLINASLKSTGLRQIAMLTGVTTRTMQVFGVVISSVAGDFELEVDVTKVNKKELLILENPRYNQLIEGSSHLKGVRMDDVDEKAKLPVHLILGANEFAKIRTGERLRVGRRGDPVAEYTRFGWTIMSPGADQDLSPVYLAVNSSSDFERLCSLDVLGLADAPAGDQFDVYDEFKEQLTRSPEGWYETSLPWKGNCPALPNNRDGSMQRLNSLLRKLSRKNMLDDYDDVIREQLAEGVVERAPSKASGREFYLPHRAVVREGAETTKLRVVYDASARDHETAPSLNECLHAGPPLQNKLWGVLTRCRFHPVLVTGDLRRAFLQVRIREEDRDALRFHWIVDKNSKEVETLRFTRVVFGLAPSPFLLNGVIQQHLQNLETKFPETVNEVRKSLYVDDLISGGSTADKAKQLKREAIEIFNDAKFELHKWHSNKEELETDCENYERSFAKEQLNNVSKPDGIKLLGVGWDKVQDTLCVEFPSTPAELTKRGILTNLAKVYDPLGLASPVLLEGKLLYRETCVQKSAWDGPLPEDLAVQWKKWEENIPDAVTVQRCVPRYEEEIHEIQLHAFGDASGRGVCAAVYAVVTQASGTSQGLITAKARLAKQGLTIPRLELVSGHMAVNLANNVRQALEGLPLAVHIHCWLDSSVALHWISDHGDYRQFVANRVRKIQSHPNVLWHHVPTAHNPADLGSRGGSVSGAEIWWKGPSWLGDPAQWPPEIVTEPSPESRAERKVQKELFAVGVEERNQFDDFLEKFGLRKAMRIGAWISRFLRNCRCPSNKLHGPLTAAELAEHELFWIQRAQREGMSNENFGVDQEQLNLQPNKRGVLECRGRLQGDYPIYLPDSVLFTAKVVQHAHVTTLHGGVSLTMTNVRGRSWVPRLRKLVKKTVKNCSGCKRFQAVALKNPPTAPLPIERTEGTTPFNVIGVDFAGPVKYRSKRKEERKAYVVLYSCSLTRGVFLEILSSLETSDFLQSLKRFIARRGRPSKVYSDNGKTFVAAAKWLKRARTDERLNSFLSEYAIQWQFNLSRAPWWGGQFERLIGLMKSMFYKTVGQGLLTWEELSEVILDIEVTMNNRPLCYVEEDVQLPTLTPNAFLMLNSNVLPELQPYHIEERDLRKRAKFLMKTKDAMWRRWTTEYLSALRERHRLRRGKKGKENSLAVGDVVIVKSQERNRSFWPLGIVEQLIAGRDGVVRGAKLRVGRSHVERPVQLLYPLELSCDEDNNREPAVTLNPDAAVFRPRRDAAAAAELRMKDIVQAELS, via the coding sequence ATGGAGACACAAATTGCGGATTTGaacggaaaaataaaaacactcaCTTTTCGACTAAAAAAGACAGACGAGGTACTGAAGAAGGATGATCGGAAAGCGTCAGAAAGGCACAGAACGTCGCTAGAGACTATGGTAACGGCAGTGAACGCGTTAAAGGAATCAATAGAGGAGAAAAAGTTCGTAAATGGTGAAGACGAAGAGTCAGTTCAAGAATGGAGTAGCGGAATCGAAGAAATTGTGAATCAAGCGGATGAATGTATGCGTGAATTGACAAGCCAGATTGAGCAGATCGACCGTAATTTGAAACACGCATCAGCGCTCCATGAGCACAAACGAGAAATCGAATTGGAGAGAGAAAAACTAAGGCAGAAGCAAGAAGCTGTTGAGCGAGCACATGCAGAGGAGTTAGAATTTGAAAGGAAGAAATTGGAGCTGAAACAAGTTCAAACAGAACCACCGGAAATTACAGCGATGGCTAGCAACGCGGTAAAAATGCCTAAGCTAGTTATCACAAAATTTGATGGCACGCCGCAAGATTGGGTGCGTTTTTGGGGACAGTTCGAAACACAAATTGACAAGTCCTCTACCCCTGAAGTCACAAAATTCTCTTACTTGAAAGAATTAGTGGATTTGAAGGTGAGAAATCTAATTGATGGCCTTCCATTTACCCCCGAAGGTTATGAAAAGGCCAAGGATCTACTCGCAAGACGGTATGGAAAAACAAGCGAAGTTGTGGGAGCCTACGTAAGGAATATACTAGAACTCCCTACCGTCCGAGAAAGGGATGTCAAGAAGATTCACGAATTTTACGAGAAACTGCTATTCAACGTTGAGTCCCTACAAACATTGCAGAGCATAAACAAACTCGACGCCGCGGTACGTTTCACATTTGACAAGCTAGATGTTATTAAGAATGAGCTGGCCATGATCGATGAAAACTGGAGCGAATGGACATTCGTGCAATTTCTAGAGGCGCTTGAGAAATGGACAATTAACAACCCAGTTCAAGGGGTCGAAAGTTCAAAGACCAAGGCCGTAGCAACTCCTGTCAATCGAAGAGAGAAATCGAGAGCGTTTTACGCGAAACGTGATGACAGACATCAACAAGCGCACATCCGAGGCTGTCTATTTTGTCAGAGTCCAGATCACAAGGCGGTTAACTGTGACAAGGTCGTGAGTGTTGAAGCGAGAAAAAAGGTGTTTATAGAGAAACGTATGTGTTTTAATTGTTCAGGAATTGGACACCGAGCTGAAGAATGCAAAAGCAAGTCCAATTGTCAAGTTTGTCACGCAAGGCATAACACATCATTGTGCGATAACACCCAATTGCAAGTTCAGACACGTGAACCAGGGATGACGGCAAATCACATCGGCAACTCGGCTGTAATTCATCCTGTGGTGGTTGTCAAGATTAATGGATACAAATTTAGAGCCCTGTTAGATAGTGGAGCAAGTCATTCGTACGCCTCCGCTACTGCAATCGACTTGATTAACGCAAGTTTAAAGTCAACCGGTTTGAGACAAATAGCGATGCTGACAGGCGTCACAACAAGAACCATGCAAGTTTTTGGAGTGGTTATCAGTTCAGTGGCTGGTGATTTTGAACTCGAGGTGGATGTCACCAAGGTCAATAAGAAAGAGTTGCTGATTTTAGAAAACCCTCGTTACAACCAGCTGATAGAAGGGAGCTCTCACCTCAAAGGAGTACGCATGGATGATGTCGACGAGAAAGCTAAACTCCCTGTTCATCTTATACTGGGTGCGAACGAATTTGCAAAAATTCGGACAGGAGAACGTTTGCGTGTGGGCCGTCGCGGGGACCCGGTAGCTGAGTATACCCGGTTTGGGTGGACAATTATGTCGCCTGGCGCAGACCAAGACTTATCACCTGTCTATTTGGCGGTAAATTCGAGCTCTGACTTCGAAAGATTGTGTTCGCTTGATGTTCTTGGCCTAGCAGATGCCCCAGCCGGAGACCAGTTTGATGTCTACGATGAGTTTAAAGAGCAACTGACGCGATCACCTGAAGGTTGGTACGAGACGAGTCTGCCTTGGAAAGGGAATTGTCCTGCCCTACCAAATAACCGTGACGGAAGTATGCAACGACTTAATTCCCTCTTGCGGAAACTAAGCCGAAAGAACATGTTGGACGACTATGATGACGTTATTAGAGAGCAGTTGGCGGAAGGCGTGGTAGAACGGGCCCCTTCCAAAGCTTCCGGGCGAGAGTTCTATTTGCCACATCGTGCAGTTGTCCGTGAGGGTGCAGAAACAACAAAGCTTCGAGTCGTGTATGATGCGTCTGCGCGAGATCACGAAACGGCCCCATCTCTAAATGAGTGCCTACATGCCGGCCCGCCTCTACAGAACAAGCTATGGGGTGTTCTCACTCGTTGCCGCTTCCACCCTGTGTTAGTTACAGGAGATCTGCGACGTGCGTTCCTGCAAGTGCGAATTCGTGAAGAGGACCGAGACGCTCTGCGGTTTCACTGGATTGTAGACAAGAATTCGAAGGAAGTGGAAACGCTACGATTCACCAGAGTTGTGTTCGGACTTGCCCCCTCGCCGTTTCTTCTAAATGGGGTGATCCAGCAACATCTTCAGAATTTAGAGACGAAATTCCCCGAAACCGTCAATGAAGTGCGGAAGAGCTTATATGTCGATGACCTTATTTCTGGAGGAAGTACCGCCGACAAGGCTAAGCAGTTGAAAAGAGAAGCTATCGAGATCTTTAATGACGCCAAGTTCGAGCTACACAAATGGCACTCTAACAAGGAGGAGTTGGAGACTGATTGTGAGAATTACGAGAGGTCATTCGCCAAAGAACAACTCAACAATGTGTCGAAGCCAGATGGGATCAAACTACTTGGTGTTGGTTGGGACAAGGTCCAGGATACCCTTTGCGTTGAATTTCCAAGTACACCGGCCGAACTGACGAAGCGAGGAATCCTTACCAACTTAGCAAAGGTGTACGATCCATTGGGATTAGCATCACCAGTTTTACTAGAGGGCAAACTGCTGTACCGGGAAACGTGCGTACAGAAGAGCGCGTGGGATGGTCCGTTACCGGAAGACTTAGCCGTACAGTGGAAGAAGTGGGAAGAGAATATTCCGGATGCCGTTACAGTACAACGCTGCGTTCCTCGTTACGAAGAAGAAATTCATGAGATACAATTACACGCATTCGGCGATGCCAGCGGTCGAGGAGTTTGTGCCGCAGTCTACGCAGTGGTAACTCAAGCATCGGGAACATCACAAGGATTGATCACCGCAAAGGCCCGACTTGCCAAACAAGGGCTGACCATTCCTCGACTCGAGCTCGTATCAGGCCATATGGCAGTCAATCTGGCCAACAACGTGCGACAAGCTCTGGAGGGACTCCCACTAGCAGTTCATATCCACTGTTGGTTGGACAGTTCAGTGGCCCTTCATTGGATCAGTGATCACGGAGACTACCGCCAATTCGTCGCGAATCGTGTGAGGAAGATTCAAAGCCATCCGAACGTTCTATGGCATCACGTCCCAACAGCCCATAATCCGGCCGATCTTGGAAGTCGGGGTGGTAGTGTGAGTGGAGCAGAAATTTGGTGGAAGGGGCCTTCGTGGCTAGGAGACCCCGCCCAGTGGCCACCTGAGATTGTTACAGAACCAAGCCCTGAAAGTAGAGCGGAGAGGAAGGTTCAAAAGGAACTTTTCGCGGTTGGTGTCGAAGAGAGAAACCAATTCGATGACTTCCTCGAGAAGTTTGGGCTTCGTAAAGCGATGAGAATTGGGGCTTGGATCTCGCGTTTCTTACGCAATTGTCGCTGTCCTTCCAATAAGCTCCATGGACCTCTGACGGCGGCAGAGTTAGCTGAACATGAGTTGTTCTGGATCCAGAGAGCGCAAAGGGAGGGAATGAGCAATGAAAACTTTGGGGTGGATCAAGAACAGCTCAACCTACAACCAAACAAACGTGGTGTGTTGGAATGCAGAGGTCGTCTTCAGGGAGATTATCCAATCTACCTGCCAGATTCAGTTCTCTTTACAGCCAAAGTGGTCCAGCATGCTCACGTGACTACACTCCATGGGGGAGTATCCTTAACGATGACGAATGTGCGAGGAAGATCCTGGGTACCCCGACTGCGGAAGTTAGTCAAGAAAACAGTGAAGAATTGCAGTGGGTGCAAACGCTTTCAAGCCGTAGCCTTGAAGAATCCACCCACGGCACCGTTGCCTATCGAGAGAACAGAAGGAACCACACCCTTCAACGTCATAGGTGTTGATTTCGCCGGTCCTGTGAAGTACCGCAGCAAGCGTAAGGAAGAACGTAAGGCGTATGTGGTTTTGTATTCGTGTAGCCTTACTCGAGGAGTGTTCTTGGAGATACTGTCAAGTTTGGAGACCAGCGATTTCCTCCAAAGTCTTAAGCGTTTTATTGCCAGGAGAGGACGTCCATCCAAAGTCTATTCAGACAATGGTAAAACCTTCGTCGCCGCTGCCAAGTGGTTGAAAAGGGCGCGAACAGATGAAAGATTAAACTCCTTCCTAAGTGAGTATGCCATCCAGTGGCAGTTCAACCTCAGCCGAGCGCCGTGGTGGGGTGGACAGTTTGAGCGCCTCATCGGATTGATGAAATCCATGTTCTACAAAACAGTTGGCCAAGGTCTGCTCACCTGGGAAGAATTGAGCGAAGTCATCCTAGATATAGAAGTTACAATGAACAACCGTCCCTTGTGTTACGTGGAAGAAGACGTGCAACTTCCAACGTTAACACCGAATGCTTTCCTGATGCTGAACTCCAATGTTCTGCCCGAGTTGCAGCCCTATCATATAGAAGAAAGAGATTTGAGGAAACGCGCCAAGTtcctgatgaaaacaaaagatgcgATGTGGCGTAGGTGGACGACCGAATACTTGAGCGCGCTGCGTGAGCGTCACCGGCTCAGACGCggaaagaaagggaaagaGAATTCTCTGGCGGTTGGAGATGTTGTGATCGTGAAGTCCCAAGAACGGAACCGAAGTTTCTGGCCGCTGGGGATCGTAGAGCAACTGATTGCTGGAAGGGATGGAGTGGTTCGAGGTGCTAAGTTACGGGTCGGACGGTCACACGTCGAGCGTCCTGTGCAGCTGTTGTACCCATTGGAGCTGTCCTGTGATGAAGACAACAATCGAGAACCAGCTGTAACACTCAACCCGGACGCAGCAGTGTTCAGACCCAGACGTGATGCTGCAGCAGCCGCGGAACTACGAATGAAGGATATCGTTCAAGCAGAACTGAGCTGA